The Medicago truncatula cultivar Jemalong A17 chromosome 7, MtrunA17r5.0-ANR, whole genome shotgun sequence genome includes the window TTTGtaactattaattaattaattcataaagtaaaataaaattaaaaaaaggcaTTAATCTGTCAGATAATTCCAATCAGAAACAGCATGAAAATCTTCTATATCTTTATCCCTCCTTCCACTGGTGTTCACACTTTTGATTCATGCACTTGTAAAATATTGTTGCAGGTTCATCAGCTGATCGAGTCTGTTCCATGTGATAACTAGCTTGAGGATGGCGACAATTTGGGCATGGTACTACGAggggagaagaaaaaaagaggaaTGGGTGAGAAAAGGAAGAGATAGAAAAGGAAATAACAAAGAAACAAGGACTGCATAATTACTCAATATCCTTTAACAAAAACAGTGTTACAAATTGTaccaaaaagaacaaaacagTATTACAAAAATTAGGGGTGATAGTTATTAGTCATCTGGTCTGAAAGAATACATACAAagacaaaatcaatcaaactttttaaaaaaacagacATCGAGCAGGCAAGACGTCAAGATCATGATTCAACTGTTTTAAACCGCTCAAACCTAGACAAAACGGTGTTTGAACTGCTCAGATAACCGAACCATAAACAATGTTAATTCGTCGTGATTCAACTGCTCAAACAGTAATCATGTAAAAGAAAAGCATAATGGAATCGCAAGATGAACAGCAAGTCAAACTTGGTACAAGGAAAATAAACTCAAAAGTTTCTATTAGGAGTTGATAATCCAAACGGAAACAAGCAAACTCACACAAACAAAACCAGACTACAACTTCTACTTCCCTACTTCTCAAAAGCTCATAAATATAGCTTTGAGCACACCGTCCTTAAAACCAAATCACAGAAATGTGATATGTATTGGCAGCTAAAAATTAAGCTATATCAGACAGCTTATATGCATGGTAAAAGTATTGCTGACTTAGATTTGGCTTCACATTCTGACATTTAAACCTTCAAAATATATTAGGTTACCTCAACAATGctagaaaaaacaaacatgCTTACACTAAACTAAAGCCTCGTTTATCCCTTTGCATTAGATCACATTCAACTCAAGAGAAGGTCTTTAGTCAATAAGATAAGAAGGGTAATCCCAAATATTTATCTTCAGAGTCAAATCACTAAAAACAGATCATATCATCTAGATCGACCAATAAACCAATACAATTAGTTCAGACAGTTGATATAATTATTTCACGAATAACAATAAACTAGAactgattgatatttgattatccAAGTAAACAAGTCCACAATGAGCTAAAGAAGGATGATTGACAAAAATTGCGATAAATTGTgagaaaagtaaaagaaaagtagTACTGTCGGCTTTTGGTTTATTCTTGTTGATTTCATCATGGGAGATAATAG containing:
- the LOC11431765 gene encoding DNA-directed RNA polymerase III subunit RPC10, which codes for MEFCPMCGSMLMLELPNATSHGTSHPTRFYCLTCPYICPIRKEVKIKRRQMLVRKGIDPIISHDEINKNKPKADIPCPNCRHPQASYHMEQTRSADEPATIFYKCMNQKCEHQWKEG